Proteins from a genomic interval of Scophthalmus maximus strain ysfricsl-2021 chromosome 22, ASM2237912v1, whole genome shotgun sequence:
- the LOC118291774 gene encoding semaphorin-6D-like isoform X3 yields MAVTDWLSPWRPPSLMLLIILTFHFLSESASTRVPFPKDLEPIYVVVAEQSCQFPGFQGLLQDNDTLRLGLDFQRMLRINHMLYIAARDHVFVVNLTTASEDFVPQLKLTWKSNDVSKCTVRGKNSDECYNYVKVLVPRDDETIFACGTNAFNPTCRNYQMGSWEQVGEELVGQARCPFESHQSNVGLFAGGDFYSATMTDFLASDAVIYRSLGDERPVLRTVKYDSKWLREPHFLHAIDYGNFVYFFLSEISVEYTALGKVVFSRVARVCKNDNGGSPRVLERYWTSFLKARLNCSVPGDSFFYFDVLQSLTNVLQINQRPAVVGVFTTQANSIPGSAVCAFYMDDIEKVFNGKFKEQRTSDSSWTPVPDDQVPRPRPGVCAGDGPAADYKSSVHFPDETLTFIKSYPLMDEAVPSVNDRPCFTRTSSRSKLTQIVVDVSAGPFKDRTVMFLGSDDGRVLKVLASTHPNDSFGSKLLEDIDVYNPSKCNVQGQEDRRVLGLELDKDHHALFAAFSSCVIRVPLSRCPRHGACQTACLASRDPYCIWLRTGSCANMAPGFKAGFDQDVEGDQSFHADACHADVSATARNHESGADSAYGVHQLPDMDQRIGANVHYTLLIACILVAFFLGAILSGFLVSCHCSRGAAQRAQMLGKDPEASLPHALSLRSLAKLNGLLEGGAKEDKRDVSPPQIYSSFFRNGRASPHLCNPVRHDLLLGDPDHRLSQVGDPDHRLSQVDGEPSGPPTPDSTPELPVKNMAAALRNHQYENNQNCNNATDNDPKSGPSCSGSSLGFVAVVGNTLYSHHHGNSLSNGAAHGAGASSTSLHLPEERKFSNDERAAGGGAGGGAAPHQQPLPQTPVDVSALDELLRHIHEVSASGTGGIKVLTSTSSSSLLPGPSSAGGHHHHHRHHHQGHHSQTRTHHYNPGHHHSNHHDNNSHQIPETESAAYYSSSTLLRDLSSVEAPSHNSASSSSSSSSAKNPTSSTSIPSSSSSSFSTPLQPQVMPERPGGSGVSVTRHHSQRHSLIKMGSGGGAVPRHHSFNQRGAQHLLARMNTNSSSNGPPASANTSTSCESRRLAVASACLTRQHSYSEGPNARRAAIVRRTVSLKPQLPPKPLFLPNTATSAATQAETYNY; encoded by the exons aTGGCTGTGACCGATTGGTTGTCGCCGTGGCGACCGCCGTCACTGATGCTGCTCATCATCCTCactttccacttcctgtccgagTCGGCGTCGACCAGGGTCCCTTTCCCCAAAGACCTGGAGCCGATCTATGTGGTCGTCGCTGAGC AGTCGTGTCAGTTTCCAGGGTTCCAGGGTTTACTGCAGGACAACGACACGCTGCGTCTCGGTCTGGACTTTCAGAGAATGTTACGCATCAACCACATGTTGTACATCGCTGccag AGATCACGTGTTTGTGGTGAACCTGACGACTGCCTCAGAAGATTTTGTGCCTCAGCTG aaGCTGACGTGGAAATCTAACGACGTGAGCAAGTGTACGGTCCGAGGGAAGAACAGC GACGAATGTTACAACTACGTTAAAGTCCTTGTGCCAAGAGACGACGAGACAATTTTCGCCTGTGGCACAAACGCTTTCAACCCCACCTGCCGGAACtaccag ATGGGCTCGTGGGAGCAGGTTGGGGAGGAGCTAGTGGGACAGGCACGCTGTCCCTTCGAGTCCCACCAGTCCAACGTGGGACTGTTCGCTG GGGGCGACTTCTACTCGGCCACCATGACGGACTTCCTGGCGAGCGACGCCGTCATCTACCGGAGCCTGGGAGACGAGCGGCCCGTCCTCCGGACCGTCAAGTACGACTCCAAGTGGCTCCGAG AGCCTCACTTCCTGCACGCCATCGACTACGGGAACTTCGTCTACTTTTTCCTCAGTGAGATCTCAGTGGAGTACACTGCTCTGGGcaag GTTGTGTTTTCTCGGGTCGCTCGTGTCTGTAAGAACGATAACGGCGGATCTCCCAGAGTACTGGAGAGATACTGGACGTCGTTCCTCAAG gCTCGTCTCAACTGTTCGGTTCCTGGAGATTCTTTCTTCTACTTCGACGTCCTTCAGTCTCTCACTAATGTTCTACAGATCAACCAGAGACCTGCTGTGGTCGGAGTGTTCACCACTCAGGCcaacag TATCCCTGGATCTGCAGTTTGTGCTTTCTACATGGACGACATCGAGAAAGTCTTCAACGGCAAGTTCAAAGAGCAGCGGACCAGCGACTCATCCTGGACTCCAGTTCCTGACGATCAGGTTCCCAGACCCCG acctggtgtgtgtgcaggcgaCGGTCCGGCCGCTGACTACAAGTCCTCGGTTCATTTTCCAGACGAGACGCTGACGTTCATCAAGTCGTATCCTCTGATGGACGAAGCTGTTCCCTCCGTCAACGACCGGCCCTGCTTCACCAGGACGTCCAGCAG GTCTAAGTTGACCCAGATCGTGGTGGACGTTTCAGCTGGTCCCTTCAAGGACCGGACGGTGATGTTCTTGGGCTCAGACGACGGCCGAGTCCTGAAGGTTCTAGCGAGCACGCACCCCAACGACAGCTTCGGATCCAAACTGTTGGAGGACATAGACGTTTACAACCCGTCCAA GTGTAACGTTCAGGGGCAGGAGGACAGGAGGGTTCTGGGATTGGAGCTGGATAAGGACCATCATGCTTTGTTTGCAGCCTTCAGCAGCTGTGTGATCAGAGTTCCGCTTAGCCGCTGCCCCCGACACGGAGCCTGTCAGAC AGCCTGTCTGGCCTCTCGTGACCCATACTGCATCTGGCTGCGGACCGGGAGTTGTGCCAACATGGCCCCGGGATTCAA GGCTGGCTTTGATCAGGACGTCGAGGGCGACCAGTCGTTCCATGCTGACGCCTGTCACg ccGACGTCTCGGCGACGGCACGAAACCACGAGTCCGGAGCCGACTCTGCCTATG GTGTCCATCAGCTTCCGGACATGGACCAGCGCATCGGCGCTAACGTCCACTACACACTTCTGATCGCCTGCATCCTGGTGGCGTTCTTCCTGGGCGCCATCTTGTCCGGCTTCCTGGTGTCGTGTCACTGCAGCCGCGGAGCCGCTCAGCGGGCGCAGATGCTGGGAAAAGACCCCGAGGCGTCGCTGCCCCACGCTCTGTCGCTGCGGTCGCTCGCCAAGCTCAACGGACTGCTTGAGGGAGGGGCCAAG GAGGACAAACGGGACGTGTCCCCTCCACAGATCTACAGCTCCTTCTTCCGCAATGGCCGAgcctcccctcacctctgcaACCCCGTGCGCCACGACCTGTTGCTGGGAGACCCCGACCACCGCCTGTCCCAGGTAGGAGACCCCGACCACCGCCTGTCCCAG GTGGACGGAGAACCGTCCGGCCCACCGACGCCGGACTCCACCCCCGAGCTGCCCGTCAAGAACATGGCGGCGGCGCTGCGGAACCATCAGTACGAGAACAACCAGAACTGCAACAACGCCACAGACAACGACCCGAAGTCTGGGCCCAGCTGCTCCGGGTCCAGTCTGGGTTTCGTGGCCGTCGTCGGAAACACTTTGTACtctcatcaccatggcaacagtctgAGCAACGGAGCCGCCCACGGAGCAGGCGCTTCGTCCACGTCACTGCACCTCCCCGAGGAGAGGAAGTTCTCCAACGATGAGCGGGcagcagggggcggggcaggaGGGGGGGCAGCCCCCCATCAGCAGCCCCTCCCCCAGACGCCGGTGGACGTGTCGGCGCTCGACGAGCTGCTCAGACACATCCACGAGGTCAGTGCGTCGGGGACCGGAGGCATCAAGGTCCTCACCTCCacttcctcgtcctccctgcTCCCCGGGCCGTCCTCCGCTGGgggacatcatcatcatcatcgtcatcatcatcaaggtCACCACAGTCAGACGCGCACGCACCACTACAACCCTGGCCATCACCATAGCAACCATCACGACAACAACAGTCACCAGATCCCAGAGACTGAATCCGCTGCATATTACAGCTCCTCCACGCTGCTGAGGGACCTCAGCAGCGTGGAGGCACCTTCTCACAACTCcgcctcatcttcttcctcctcttcatccgcCAAAAATCCAACCTCCTCCACTTCCataccttcctcctcctcttcctccttctccactCCACTCCAGCCTCAGGTGATGCCGGAGAGACCTGGAGGAAGCGGCGTCTCCGTGACACGCCACCACTCCCAGCGCCACTCCCTGATCAAGATGGGCAGTGGGGGCGGCGCTGTGCCTCGCCACCACAGCTTCAACCAGCGGGGGGCGCAGCACCTTCTCGCCAGGATgaacaccaacagcagcagcaacggcCCACCGGCCAGCGCAAACACCAGTACCAGCTGTGAGAGCCGGCGGCTGGCGGTCGCCAGCGCCTGCCTGACGCGGCAGCACAGTTACAGCGAGGGGCCAAATGCGCGTCGGGCGGCAATCGTCCGGAGAACGGTGTCACTCAAACCGCAGCTTCCCCCAAAACCCTTGTTCCTGCCAAATACAGCGacatcagcagcaacacaggCAGAAACATACAACTACTGA
- the LOC118291774 gene encoding semaphorin-6D-like isoform X2: MAVTDWLSPWRPPSLMLLIILTFHFLSESASTRVPFPKDLEPIYVVVAEQSCQFPGFQGLLQDNDTLRLGLDFQRMLRINHMLYIAARYTHTHTHTHTLSAAAERHVTLCLVVLRDHVFVVNLTTASEDFVPQLKLTWKSNDVSKCTVRGKNSDECYNYVKVLVPRDDETIFACGTNAFNPTCRNYQMGSWEQVGEELVGQARCPFESHQSNVGLFAGGDFYSATMTDFLASDAVIYRSLGDERPVLRTVKYDSKWLREPHFLHAIDYGNFVYFFLSEISVEYTALGKVVFSRVARVCKNDNGGSPRVLERYWTSFLKARLNCSVPGDSFFYFDVLQSLTNVLQINQRPAVVGVFTTQANSIPGSAVCAFYMDDIEKVFNGKFKEQRTSDSSWTPVPDDQVPRPRPGVCAGDGPAADYKSSVHFPDETLTFIKSYPLMDEAVPSVNDRPCFTRTSSRSKLTQIVVDVSAGPFKDRTVMFLGSDDGRVLKVLASTHPNDSFGSKLLEDIDVYNPSKCNVQGQEDRRVLGLELDKDHHALFAAFSSCVIRVPLSRCPRHGACQTACLASRDPYCIWLRTGSCANMAPGFKAGFDQDVEGDQSFHADACHADVSATARNHESGADSAYGVHQLPDMDQRIGANVHYTLLIACILVAFFLGAILSGFLVSCHCSRGAAQRAQMLGKDPEASLPHALSLRSLAKLNGLLEGGAKEDKRDVSPPQIYSSFFRNGRASPHLCNPVRHDLLLGDPDHRLSQVDGEPSGPPTPDSTPELPVKNMAAALRNHQYENNQNCNNATDNDPKSGPSCSGSSLGFVAVVGNTLYSHHHGNSLSNGAAHGAGASSTSLHLPEERKFSNDERAAGGGAGGGAAPHQQPLPQTPVDVSALDELLRHIHEVSASGTGGIKVLTSTSSSSLLPGPSSAGGHHHHHRHHHQGHHSQTRTHHYNPGHHHSNHHDNNSHQIPETESAAYYSSSTLLRDLSSVEAPSHNSASSSSSSSSAKNPTSSTSIPSSSSSSFSTPLQPQVMPERPGGSGVSVTRHHSQRHSLIKMGSGGGAVPRHHSFNQRGAQHLLARMNTNSSSNGPPASANTSTSCESRRLAVASACLTRQHSYSEGPNARRAAIVRRTVSLKPQLPPKPLFLPNTATSAATQAETYNY; encoded by the exons aTGGCTGTGACCGATTGGTTGTCGCCGTGGCGACCGCCGTCACTGATGCTGCTCATCATCCTCactttccacttcctgtccgagTCGGCGTCGACCAGGGTCCCTTTCCCCAAAGACCTGGAGCCGATCTATGTGGTCGTCGCTGAGC AGTCGTGTCAGTTTCCAGGGTTCCAGGGTTTACTGCAGGACAACGACACGCTGCGTCTCGGTCTGGACTTTCAGAGAATGTTACGCATCAACCACATGTTGTACATCGCTGccaggtatacacacacacacacacacacacacactctctctgctgcagctgaacgtCACGTGACTTTGTGCCTTGTCGTCCTCAGAGATCACGTGTTTGTGGTGAACCTGACGACTGCCTCAGAAGATTTTGTGCCTCAGCTG aaGCTGACGTGGAAATCTAACGACGTGAGCAAGTGTACGGTCCGAGGGAAGAACAGC GACGAATGTTACAACTACGTTAAAGTCCTTGTGCCAAGAGACGACGAGACAATTTTCGCCTGTGGCACAAACGCTTTCAACCCCACCTGCCGGAACtaccag ATGGGCTCGTGGGAGCAGGTTGGGGAGGAGCTAGTGGGACAGGCACGCTGTCCCTTCGAGTCCCACCAGTCCAACGTGGGACTGTTCGCTG GGGGCGACTTCTACTCGGCCACCATGACGGACTTCCTGGCGAGCGACGCCGTCATCTACCGGAGCCTGGGAGACGAGCGGCCCGTCCTCCGGACCGTCAAGTACGACTCCAAGTGGCTCCGAG AGCCTCACTTCCTGCACGCCATCGACTACGGGAACTTCGTCTACTTTTTCCTCAGTGAGATCTCAGTGGAGTACACTGCTCTGGGcaag GTTGTGTTTTCTCGGGTCGCTCGTGTCTGTAAGAACGATAACGGCGGATCTCCCAGAGTACTGGAGAGATACTGGACGTCGTTCCTCAAG gCTCGTCTCAACTGTTCGGTTCCTGGAGATTCTTTCTTCTACTTCGACGTCCTTCAGTCTCTCACTAATGTTCTACAGATCAACCAGAGACCTGCTGTGGTCGGAGTGTTCACCACTCAGGCcaacag TATCCCTGGATCTGCAGTTTGTGCTTTCTACATGGACGACATCGAGAAAGTCTTCAACGGCAAGTTCAAAGAGCAGCGGACCAGCGACTCATCCTGGACTCCAGTTCCTGACGATCAGGTTCCCAGACCCCG acctggtgtgtgtgcaggcgaCGGTCCGGCCGCTGACTACAAGTCCTCGGTTCATTTTCCAGACGAGACGCTGACGTTCATCAAGTCGTATCCTCTGATGGACGAAGCTGTTCCCTCCGTCAACGACCGGCCCTGCTTCACCAGGACGTCCAGCAG GTCTAAGTTGACCCAGATCGTGGTGGACGTTTCAGCTGGTCCCTTCAAGGACCGGACGGTGATGTTCTTGGGCTCAGACGACGGCCGAGTCCTGAAGGTTCTAGCGAGCACGCACCCCAACGACAGCTTCGGATCCAAACTGTTGGAGGACATAGACGTTTACAACCCGTCCAA GTGTAACGTTCAGGGGCAGGAGGACAGGAGGGTTCTGGGATTGGAGCTGGATAAGGACCATCATGCTTTGTTTGCAGCCTTCAGCAGCTGTGTGATCAGAGTTCCGCTTAGCCGCTGCCCCCGACACGGAGCCTGTCAGAC AGCCTGTCTGGCCTCTCGTGACCCATACTGCATCTGGCTGCGGACCGGGAGTTGTGCCAACATGGCCCCGGGATTCAA GGCTGGCTTTGATCAGGACGTCGAGGGCGACCAGTCGTTCCATGCTGACGCCTGTCACg ccGACGTCTCGGCGACGGCACGAAACCACGAGTCCGGAGCCGACTCTGCCTATG GTGTCCATCAGCTTCCGGACATGGACCAGCGCATCGGCGCTAACGTCCACTACACACTTCTGATCGCCTGCATCCTGGTGGCGTTCTTCCTGGGCGCCATCTTGTCCGGCTTCCTGGTGTCGTGTCACTGCAGCCGCGGAGCCGCTCAGCGGGCGCAGATGCTGGGAAAAGACCCCGAGGCGTCGCTGCCCCACGCTCTGTCGCTGCGGTCGCTCGCCAAGCTCAACGGACTGCTTGAGGGAGGGGCCAAG GAGGACAAACGGGACGTGTCCCCTCCACAGATCTACAGCTCCTTCTTCCGCAATGGCCGAgcctcccctcacctctgcaACCCCGTGCGCCACGACCTGTTGCTGGGAGACCCCGACCACCGCCTGTCCCAG GTGGACGGAGAACCGTCCGGCCCACCGACGCCGGACTCCACCCCCGAGCTGCCCGTCAAGAACATGGCGGCGGCGCTGCGGAACCATCAGTACGAGAACAACCAGAACTGCAACAACGCCACAGACAACGACCCGAAGTCTGGGCCCAGCTGCTCCGGGTCCAGTCTGGGTTTCGTGGCCGTCGTCGGAAACACTTTGTACtctcatcaccatggcaacagtctgAGCAACGGAGCCGCCCACGGAGCAGGCGCTTCGTCCACGTCACTGCACCTCCCCGAGGAGAGGAAGTTCTCCAACGATGAGCGGGcagcagggggcggggcaggaGGGGGGGCAGCCCCCCATCAGCAGCCCCTCCCCCAGACGCCGGTGGACGTGTCGGCGCTCGACGAGCTGCTCAGACACATCCACGAGGTCAGTGCGTCGGGGACCGGAGGCATCAAGGTCCTCACCTCCacttcctcgtcctccctgcTCCCCGGGCCGTCCTCCGCTGGgggacatcatcatcatcatcgtcatcatcatcaaggtCACCACAGTCAGACGCGCACGCACCACTACAACCCTGGCCATCACCATAGCAACCATCACGACAACAACAGTCACCAGATCCCAGAGACTGAATCCGCTGCATATTACAGCTCCTCCACGCTGCTGAGGGACCTCAGCAGCGTGGAGGCACCTTCTCACAACTCcgcctcatcttcttcctcctcttcatccgcCAAAAATCCAACCTCCTCCACTTCCataccttcctcctcctcttcctccttctccactCCACTCCAGCCTCAGGTGATGCCGGAGAGACCTGGAGGAAGCGGCGTCTCCGTGACACGCCACCACTCCCAGCGCCACTCCCTGATCAAGATGGGCAGTGGGGGCGGCGCTGTGCCTCGCCACCACAGCTTCAACCAGCGGGGGGCGCAGCACCTTCTCGCCAGGATgaacaccaacagcagcagcaacggcCCACCGGCCAGCGCAAACACCAGTACCAGCTGTGAGAGCCGGCGGCTGGCGGTCGCCAGCGCCTGCCTGACGCGGCAGCACAGTTACAGCGAGGGGCCAAATGCGCGTCGGGCGGCAATCGTCCGGAGAACGGTGTCACTCAAACCGCAGCTTCCCCCAAAACCCTTGTTCCTGCCAAATACAGCGacatcagcagcaacacaggCAGAAACATACAACTACTGA
- the LOC118291774 gene encoding semaphorin-6D-like isoform X1, producing MAVTDWLSPWRPPSLMLLIILTFHFLSESASTRVPFPKDLEPIYVVVAEQSCQFPGFQGLLQDNDTLRLGLDFQRMLRINHMLYIAARYTHTHTHTHTLSAAAERHVTLCLVVLRDHVFVVNLTTASEDFVPQLKLTWKSNDVSKCTVRGKNSDECYNYVKVLVPRDDETIFACGTNAFNPTCRNYQMGSWEQVGEELVGQARCPFESHQSNVGLFAGGDFYSATMTDFLASDAVIYRSLGDERPVLRTVKYDSKWLREPHFLHAIDYGNFVYFFLSEISVEYTALGKVVFSRVARVCKNDNGGSPRVLERYWTSFLKARLNCSVPGDSFFYFDVLQSLTNVLQINQRPAVVGVFTTQANSIPGSAVCAFYMDDIEKVFNGKFKEQRTSDSSWTPVPDDQVPRPRPGVCAGDGPAADYKSSVHFPDETLTFIKSYPLMDEAVPSVNDRPCFTRTSSRSKLTQIVVDVSAGPFKDRTVMFLGSDDGRVLKVLASTHPNDSFGSKLLEDIDVYNPSKCNVQGQEDRRVLGLELDKDHHALFAAFSSCVIRVPLSRCPRHGACQTACLASRDPYCIWLRTGSCANMAPGFKAGFDQDVEGDQSFHADACHADVSATARNHESGADSAYGVHQLPDMDQRIGANVHYTLLIACILVAFFLGAILSGFLVSCHCSRGAAQRAQMLGKDPEASLPHALSLRSLAKLNGLLEGGAKEDKRDVSPPQIYSSFFRNGRASPHLCNPVRHDLLLGDPDHRLSQVGDPDHRLSQVDGEPSGPPTPDSTPELPVKNMAAALRNHQYENNQNCNNATDNDPKSGPSCSGSSLGFVAVVGNTLYSHHHGNSLSNGAAHGAGASSTSLHLPEERKFSNDERAAGGGAGGGAAPHQQPLPQTPVDVSALDELLRHIHEVSASGTGGIKVLTSTSSSSLLPGPSSAGGHHHHHRHHHQGHHSQTRTHHYNPGHHHSNHHDNNSHQIPETESAAYYSSSTLLRDLSSVEAPSHNSASSSSSSSSAKNPTSSTSIPSSSSSSFSTPLQPQVMPERPGGSGVSVTRHHSQRHSLIKMGSGGGAVPRHHSFNQRGAQHLLARMNTNSSSNGPPASANTSTSCESRRLAVASACLTRQHSYSEGPNARRAAIVRRTVSLKPQLPPKPLFLPNTATSAATQAETYNY from the exons aTGGCTGTGACCGATTGGTTGTCGCCGTGGCGACCGCCGTCACTGATGCTGCTCATCATCCTCactttccacttcctgtccgagTCGGCGTCGACCAGGGTCCCTTTCCCCAAAGACCTGGAGCCGATCTATGTGGTCGTCGCTGAGC AGTCGTGTCAGTTTCCAGGGTTCCAGGGTTTACTGCAGGACAACGACACGCTGCGTCTCGGTCTGGACTTTCAGAGAATGTTACGCATCAACCACATGTTGTACATCGCTGccaggtatacacacacacacacacacacacacactctctctgctgcagctgaacgtCACGTGACTTTGTGCCTTGTCGTCCTCAGAGATCACGTGTTTGTGGTGAACCTGACGACTGCCTCAGAAGATTTTGTGCCTCAGCTG aaGCTGACGTGGAAATCTAACGACGTGAGCAAGTGTACGGTCCGAGGGAAGAACAGC GACGAATGTTACAACTACGTTAAAGTCCTTGTGCCAAGAGACGACGAGACAATTTTCGCCTGTGGCACAAACGCTTTCAACCCCACCTGCCGGAACtaccag ATGGGCTCGTGGGAGCAGGTTGGGGAGGAGCTAGTGGGACAGGCACGCTGTCCCTTCGAGTCCCACCAGTCCAACGTGGGACTGTTCGCTG GGGGCGACTTCTACTCGGCCACCATGACGGACTTCCTGGCGAGCGACGCCGTCATCTACCGGAGCCTGGGAGACGAGCGGCCCGTCCTCCGGACCGTCAAGTACGACTCCAAGTGGCTCCGAG AGCCTCACTTCCTGCACGCCATCGACTACGGGAACTTCGTCTACTTTTTCCTCAGTGAGATCTCAGTGGAGTACACTGCTCTGGGcaag GTTGTGTTTTCTCGGGTCGCTCGTGTCTGTAAGAACGATAACGGCGGATCTCCCAGAGTACTGGAGAGATACTGGACGTCGTTCCTCAAG gCTCGTCTCAACTGTTCGGTTCCTGGAGATTCTTTCTTCTACTTCGACGTCCTTCAGTCTCTCACTAATGTTCTACAGATCAACCAGAGACCTGCTGTGGTCGGAGTGTTCACCACTCAGGCcaacag TATCCCTGGATCTGCAGTTTGTGCTTTCTACATGGACGACATCGAGAAAGTCTTCAACGGCAAGTTCAAAGAGCAGCGGACCAGCGACTCATCCTGGACTCCAGTTCCTGACGATCAGGTTCCCAGACCCCG acctggtgtgtgtgcaggcgaCGGTCCGGCCGCTGACTACAAGTCCTCGGTTCATTTTCCAGACGAGACGCTGACGTTCATCAAGTCGTATCCTCTGATGGACGAAGCTGTTCCCTCCGTCAACGACCGGCCCTGCTTCACCAGGACGTCCAGCAG GTCTAAGTTGACCCAGATCGTGGTGGACGTTTCAGCTGGTCCCTTCAAGGACCGGACGGTGATGTTCTTGGGCTCAGACGACGGCCGAGTCCTGAAGGTTCTAGCGAGCACGCACCCCAACGACAGCTTCGGATCCAAACTGTTGGAGGACATAGACGTTTACAACCCGTCCAA GTGTAACGTTCAGGGGCAGGAGGACAGGAGGGTTCTGGGATTGGAGCTGGATAAGGACCATCATGCTTTGTTTGCAGCCTTCAGCAGCTGTGTGATCAGAGTTCCGCTTAGCCGCTGCCCCCGACACGGAGCCTGTCAGAC AGCCTGTCTGGCCTCTCGTGACCCATACTGCATCTGGCTGCGGACCGGGAGTTGTGCCAACATGGCCCCGGGATTCAA GGCTGGCTTTGATCAGGACGTCGAGGGCGACCAGTCGTTCCATGCTGACGCCTGTCACg ccGACGTCTCGGCGACGGCACGAAACCACGAGTCCGGAGCCGACTCTGCCTATG GTGTCCATCAGCTTCCGGACATGGACCAGCGCATCGGCGCTAACGTCCACTACACACTTCTGATCGCCTGCATCCTGGTGGCGTTCTTCCTGGGCGCCATCTTGTCCGGCTTCCTGGTGTCGTGTCACTGCAGCCGCGGAGCCGCTCAGCGGGCGCAGATGCTGGGAAAAGACCCCGAGGCGTCGCTGCCCCACGCTCTGTCGCTGCGGTCGCTCGCCAAGCTCAACGGACTGCTTGAGGGAGGGGCCAAG GAGGACAAACGGGACGTGTCCCCTCCACAGATCTACAGCTCCTTCTTCCGCAATGGCCGAgcctcccctcacctctgcaACCCCGTGCGCCACGACCTGTTGCTGGGAGACCCCGACCACCGCCTGTCCCAGGTAGGAGACCCCGACCACCGCCTGTCCCAG GTGGACGGAGAACCGTCCGGCCCACCGACGCCGGACTCCACCCCCGAGCTGCCCGTCAAGAACATGGCGGCGGCGCTGCGGAACCATCAGTACGAGAACAACCAGAACTGCAACAACGCCACAGACAACGACCCGAAGTCTGGGCCCAGCTGCTCCGGGTCCAGTCTGGGTTTCGTGGCCGTCGTCGGAAACACTTTGTACtctcatcaccatggcaacagtctgAGCAACGGAGCCGCCCACGGAGCAGGCGCTTCGTCCACGTCACTGCACCTCCCCGAGGAGAGGAAGTTCTCCAACGATGAGCGGGcagcagggggcggggcaggaGGGGGGGCAGCCCCCCATCAGCAGCCCCTCCCCCAGACGCCGGTGGACGTGTCGGCGCTCGACGAGCTGCTCAGACACATCCACGAGGTCAGTGCGTCGGGGACCGGAGGCATCAAGGTCCTCACCTCCacttcctcgtcctccctgcTCCCCGGGCCGTCCTCCGCTGGgggacatcatcatcatcatcgtcatcatcatcaaggtCACCACAGTCAGACGCGCACGCACCACTACAACCCTGGCCATCACCATAGCAACCATCACGACAACAACAGTCACCAGATCCCAGAGACTGAATCCGCTGCATATTACAGCTCCTCCACGCTGCTGAGGGACCTCAGCAGCGTGGAGGCACCTTCTCACAACTCcgcctcatcttcttcctcctcttcatccgcCAAAAATCCAACCTCCTCCACTTCCataccttcctcctcctcttcctccttctccactCCACTCCAGCCTCAGGTGATGCCGGAGAGACCTGGAGGAAGCGGCGTCTCCGTGACACGCCACCACTCCCAGCGCCACTCCCTGATCAAGATGGGCAGTGGGGGCGGCGCTGTGCCTCGCCACCACAGCTTCAACCAGCGGGGGGCGCAGCACCTTCTCGCCAGGATgaacaccaacagcagcagcaacggcCCACCGGCCAGCGCAAACACCAGTACCAGCTGTGAGAGCCGGCGGCTGGCGGTCGCCAGCGCCTGCCTGACGCGGCAGCACAGTTACAGCGAGGGGCCAAATGCGCGTCGGGCGGCAATCGTCCGGAGAACGGTGTCACTCAAACCGCAGCTTCCCCCAAAACCCTTGTTCCTGCCAAATACAGCGacatcagcagcaacacaggCAGAAACATACAACTACTGA